From Bacteroidota bacterium, one genomic window encodes:
- a CDS encoding outer membrane beta-barrel family protein, translating to AVRYGEFNSGWDRHLESKEWIVPDTTPVQYYLSEEDGPRRSKYFSTDLYFKQQLDTLGQKLEINVFLAGRDGNDEENTKEWISDASWNKQGDPIRYINTLEKENARQMQNKLDYTKPFRNNATLEAGLLTDHSKDNEDYIFGQIPASEIPDYSNKMKFRQDIYAAYLTFSHQLFGFEYLLGLRGEYTHRVITSEQAGLDYTIDQPDYFPSLHISRKLKKDHQLYTSYSRRIDRPGGRQLEPFTYYRDANNRWRGNPDLKPEYINSFELGWLKKWKGSFMSLEGFYKNTKNLISRVSEASEGTVITHTFVNLNQDHSLGGEAMISIDAVKWLSLNLMGSVYYYELDGELNGEPLNEFTTTWNTRMNAGVKLKSSTRFEIRTTYRGPTVTAQGSREGTFTADAAIRQDFLKRSLSAVLQVKDIFGTLKYEITSSEKNVFYERSRFTMEPQVVMLTLSYKFNNFQLRKDDMGDPGNSDSGMDISY from the coding sequence GCAGTAAGATATGGTGAATTCAATTCCGGATGGGACCGCCACCTGGAGAGCAAAGAATGGATCGTTCCCGATACAACCCCGGTTCAATATTACCTTAGTGAGGAAGATGGCCCAAGAAGATCCAAATACTTCTCTACCGACTTATACTTTAAGCAACAACTCGACACACTCGGTCAAAAACTGGAAATCAATGTGTTTCTTGCAGGCCGCGATGGTAACGATGAAGAAAACACAAAAGAATGGATCTCCGATGCCAGCTGGAATAAACAGGGAGATCCGATCCGGTACATCAACACCCTGGAAAAGGAAAACGCCCGGCAAATGCAAAATAAACTTGACTATACCAAACCATTCCGTAATAACGCAACCCTCGAAGCCGGCCTGCTTACCGATCACTCAAAAGATAATGAGGATTATATCTTCGGACAGATCCCGGCGTCGGAAATTCCCGATTACAGTAATAAAATGAAATTCCGGCAGGATATTTATGCTGCCTATCTTACTTTTTCACATCAGCTATTTGGGTTTGAGTACCTCCTCGGACTGCGGGGTGAATATACCCATAGGGTCATCACATCGGAGCAAGCCGGGCTGGATTATACGATTGACCAGCCCGATTATTTCCCCAGCCTTCATATTTCCAGAAAATTAAAAAAAGACCACCAGCTTTACACCAGCTACTCGCGCCGTATCGACCGGCCGGGAGGCAGACAACTTGAACCGTTCACCTACTACAGGGATGCTAATAACCGTTGGCGTGGCAATCCTGATCTTAAACCGGAATACATAAACTCTTTTGAACTGGGATGGCTTAAAAAGTGGAAAGGTAGCTTCATGAGCCTGGAAGGATTCTATAAAAACACTAAAAATTTAATATCCAGGGTTAGTGAAGCTTCCGAAGGCACCGTGATCACTCATACCTTTGTAAACCTGAATCAGGATCATTCACTGGGAGGAGAAGCCATGATAAGTATTGATGCAGTAAAGTGGCTTTCACTTAATCTCATGGGAAGTGTTTATTATTACGAACTGGACGGAGAACTTAACGGAGAACCCCTCAACGAATTCACCACTACCTGGAACACAAGGATGAATGCCGGCGTCAAACTAAAATCTTCCACGCGGTTTGAAATCAGAACAACATACCGGGGCCCTACCGTTACTGCCCAGGGATCCCGGGAAGGCACATTCACGGCTGATGCCGCCATCCGGCAGGACTTTCTTAAACGGTCCCTCAGCGCAGTACTTCAGGTGAAAGATATCTTTGGCACCCTGAAATATGAGATCACTTCGTCAGAGAAAAATGTCTTTTACGAAAGATCCCGTTTTACTATGGAACCTCAGGTGGTTATGCTTACTCTATCCTATAAATTCAATAATTTCCAGCTTAGAAAAGACGACATGGGTGATCCGGGAAACAGCGATTCCGGAATGGATATTTCATACTGA
- a CDS encoding glycosyltransferase family 2 protein has translation MLKLSVVVCVYNEEGNIRPLVEKIRSSLKEYEYEIVYVDDGSTDNTLKELRAVLGPDLKIIELQKNYGQSTALSAGIDFAEGQYIVTIDGDLQNDPSDIPAMLELAEKEEWDMVAGIRKNRQDGMFLRKIPSRIANYIIRSSTGVKMKDYGCTLKVFKSDIAKSLGLYGELHRFIPVLASLEGATITQMDVKHHPRTMGKSKYGINRTFKVVSDLLLVLFFKKYMQKPMHLFGNFGLILFLGGLGINVYLLILKILGYDIWGKPLLILGLILLIAGIQLITIGIVIEILMRTYYESQQKKPYRVRKVITTAKAQ, from the coding sequence ATGTTAAAGCTCTCTGTTGTAGTTTGTGTTTATAACGAGGAAGGAAATATCAGGCCACTGGTGGAAAAGATCAGATCCAGCCTGAAAGAATATGAATACGAAATCGTTTATGTTGATGACGGCTCAACCGATAACACGCTGAAAGAACTCCGGGCTGTTCTCGGTCCCGATCTGAAAATCATCGAACTTCAGAAAAACTATGGTCAAAGCACCGCCCTTTCCGCCGGTATCGATTTCGCAGAAGGTCAGTATATTGTTACCATCGACGGCGACCTCCAGAACGATCCCTCTGATATCCCTGCCATGCTTGAACTGGCTGAAAAAGAAGAATGGGACATGGTGGCCGGTATCAGGAAAAACAGGCAGGACGGAATGTTCCTCCGGAAAATCCCCAGCCGCATTGCTAATTATATCATACGCTCTTCCACCGGGGTCAAGATGAAAGACTACGGATGCACGTTGAAAGTCTTTAAAAGCGATATTGCCAAAAGCCTCGGACTCTATGGTGAACTTCACAGGTTCATTCCTGTGCTTGCCTCCCTCGAAGGAGCCACCATCACGCAAATGGACGTGAAACATCATCCCCGGACCATGGGCAAATCAAAATATGGTATAAACAGGACTTTTAAAGTGGTGAGCGACCTTTTGCTTGTTTTGTTTTTTAAAAAATACATGCAAAAACCCATGCACCTTTTCGGAAATTTCGGACTTATCCTGTTCCTGGGTGGTTTGGGAATCAATGTATACCTCCTTATTCTTAAAATTCTCGGATACGATATCTGGGGCAAACCACTCCTTATCCTGGGACTTATACTGCTAATTGCCGGAATTCAACTTATCACGATCGGTATTGTGATTGAAATACTGATGCGCACTTACTACGAATCCCAGCAAAAAAAACCGTACCGTGTAAGAAAAGTCATTACCACTGCTAAGGCCCAATAG